From Sphingopyxis sp. USTB-05, the proteins below share one genomic window:
- a CDS encoding nuclear transport factor 2 family protein, which translates to MEADIGKLWDREMIRDCLFRYCRGIDRADEALLRSACWPGGTDDHGAYNGTTDGFIDWAMQALPLIERGIHQIHNILIELRGDEAAVESYFTALQRQPGSEGGQVELMMAGRYVDRFEKRAGEWRVADRVVVFDWIDERPAPDKSEAERFAHRKSVGRPWPDDPVYALFGTAEKGEG; encoded by the coding sequence ATGGAAGCGGACATCGGTAAACTCTGGGATCGCGAGATGATCCGCGATTGCCTCTTTCGCTATTGTCGCGGAATCGACCGCGCGGACGAGGCGCTATTGCGATCCGCCTGCTGGCCTGGCGGCACCGACGATCACGGTGCCTATAACGGGACGACCGACGGTTTTATCGACTGGGCGATGCAGGCGCTGCCCCTGATCGAACGCGGCATTCACCAGATCCACAATATTCTGATCGAGCTGCGAGGCGATGAGGCGGCAGTAGAAAGCTATTTCACCGCCTTGCAACGCCAGCCCGGCAGTGAAGGCGGGCAGGTCGAACTCATGATGGCGGGACGCTATGTTGACCGGTTCGAAAAGCGGGCAGGCGAATGGCGAGTGGCCGACCGGGTCGTCGTCTTCGACTGGATTGACGAACGCCCGGCGCCGGACAAGAGCGAGGCCGAGCGGTTCGCGCACCGCAAATCGGTCGGGCGTCCCTGGCCCGACGATCCGGTCTATGCGCTGTTCGGTACGGCGGAGAAGGGAGAGGGGTAA
- a CDS encoding long-chain fatty acid--CoA ligase has protein sequence MHGLMQAQPLTTAMLIRHAATNHSRREIVSRRADGSLERSDWKTVERHARHIAAGLADLGLTPGDRVATLAWNRLPHLELYYGVSGAGMVLHTVNPRLFPDQIRYIIDHGGARVLCVDPDLLPMIEPLLGDLPKIERIIILADQADMPETAIADPISYQSLIGGPRAIADWPELDENSASALCYTSGTTGNPKGVLYSHRSTVLHAMSALANDSMSLGAADTILVVTPLFHVNAWGIPYSAAMAGSKLILPGSALDPVSLYELMRDEGVTFSLGVPTIWFAFLDHLERERAAEDREALKLDRIFTGGAATPRSLIERFRNLLGVETMQAWGMTETSPVATVCRPLAHHAELGEEEQVDLRAMQGRSVFGIELRIEGEDGKELPRDGESSGLLKVRGPWVLSAYHGQAAGSALDAGGWFDTGDVAKIDPDGFLQITDRAKDVIKSGGEWISSIDLENAAVAHPKVAEAAVIGVAHPKWQERPLLLVRLHAAEACTKDEIMDHLADKVARWWLPDDVIFVEELPHTATGKLLKTELRKRHGDHFAAAVDAVT, from the coding sequence ATGCACGGCCTGATGCAGGCGCAACCATTGACGACCGCGATGCTGATCCGGCACGCGGCGACCAACCACTCGCGCCGTGAAATCGTGTCGCGCCGCGCCGACGGATCGCTCGAGCGGTCGGATTGGAAGACGGTCGAACGTCACGCGCGCCACATCGCCGCCGGGCTTGCCGACCTCGGCCTTACGCCCGGCGATCGCGTCGCGACGCTGGCCTGGAACCGCCTGCCCCACCTCGAACTCTATTATGGCGTCAGCGGTGCCGGCATGGTGCTGCACACCGTCAACCCCCGCCTCTTCCCCGATCAGATCCGTTACATCATCGATCATGGTGGCGCGCGCGTGCTGTGTGTCGACCCCGACCTGCTACCGATGATCGAGCCGCTACTCGGCGACCTGCCCAAGATCGAGCGCATCATCATCCTGGCCGATCAGGCTGATATGCCCGAAACCGCTATCGCCGATCCAATTTCGTACCAGAGCCTGATCGGCGGCCCGCGCGCGATCGCGGACTGGCCCGAACTCGACGAGAACAGCGCGAGCGCGCTCTGCTACACCAGCGGGACGACCGGCAATCCGAAAGGCGTCCTTTACAGCCATCGCTCGACCGTCCTGCACGCGATGAGTGCGCTCGCGAATGATTCAATGTCGTTAGGCGCTGCGGACACGATCCTGGTCGTCACTCCGCTGTTCCACGTCAACGCCTGGGGCATCCCCTATTCGGCCGCGATGGCGGGATCGAAGCTCATCCTGCCTGGATCGGCGCTCGATCCCGTGTCGCTCTATGAACTGATGCGCGACGAGGGCGTGACCTTCTCCCTTGGCGTGCCGACGATCTGGTTCGCCTTCCTCGATCATCTGGAGCGCGAGCGCGCGGCCGAAGATCGCGAGGCGCTCAAACTCGACCGCATCTTCACCGGCGGCGCCGCGACGCCTCGCTCGCTGATCGAACGCTTCCGCAACCTGCTGGGCGTCGAGACGATGCAAGCGTGGGGGATGACCGAAACCAGCCCGGTTGCGACCGTCTGCCGTCCGCTCGCGCATCATGCCGAACTCGGCGAGGAAGAGCAGGTGGACCTGCGCGCCATGCAAGGCCGTTCCGTGTTCGGCATTGAACTGCGCATCGAGGGTGAAGACGGCAAGGAACTTCCACGCGACGGCGAATCCTCGGGCCTGCTCAAAGTGCGCGGTCCGTGGGTCCTGAGCGCCTATCACGGCCAAGCGGCAGGCAGCGCGCTTGATGCGGGCGGCTGGTTCGACACGGGCGACGTCGCGAAAATCGATCCGGACGGCTTCCTTCAGATCACCGACCGCGCCAAAGACGTCATCAAGTCGGGCGGCGAATGGATTTCGTCGATCGATCTCGAAAATGCCGCCGTTGCGCACCCAAAGGTCGCCGAAGCCGCAGTGATCGGCGTCGCGCATCCCAAATGGCAGGAACGTCCGCTGCTGCTCGTCCGGTTACACGCCGCTGAAGCCTGCACGAAGGACGAGATCATGGATCATCTTGCCGACAAGGTCGCGCGCTGGTGGCTGCCCGATGACGTGATCTTCGTCGAGGAATTGCCGCACACCGCGACGGGCAAGCTGCTCAAGACCGAACTTCGCAAGCGCCACGGCGATCATTTCGCTGCGGCGGTGGATGCCGTCACCTGA
- a CDS encoding IclR family transcriptional regulator, translated as MKRKPVKSASRTFEVLELFRDRREPLRLNEIYSALGYPQSSTTNLLKSMVIEGYLNYNRKTRTYLPTLQVASLGSWLYGHVAFGSGYNWLIDELFRKTEETIVLATQNDLFIQYVAMRLPDHPHKRPPNPGEMRLMLDATAGMALMSRMRDREIDKIYRYSNYYELNPDKAITLDDVMSRIRWIRHTGYCYWPEHPVPGIASIAMPLGNSIHGIPLVLGIGGTTERLSPRRAEYVEMMRETIAEYHVRFPQDQRPAGDDDIDEYAIAAE; from the coding sequence ATGAAGAGAAAACCCGTCAAATCGGCCTCGCGTACGTTCGAGGTCCTGGAGCTGTTCCGTGATCGGCGGGAGCCATTGCGGCTTAACGAGATATATTCGGCGCTCGGATATCCGCAGTCCAGCACGACGAACCTGCTTAAGAGCATGGTGATCGAAGGGTATCTCAACTACAATCGCAAGACGCGCACCTATCTGCCGACCTTGCAGGTCGCCTCGCTCGGCAGCTGGCTCTATGGCCATGTCGCTTTCGGTAGCGGTTATAACTGGCTGATCGACGAGTTGTTTCGCAAAACCGAGGAAACGATCGTACTGGCGACGCAGAACGACCTGTTCATCCAATATGTGGCAATGCGCCTGCCCGATCATCCGCACAAGCGTCCCCCCAATCCGGGCGAGATGCGGCTGATGCTGGATGCGACGGCGGGGATGGCGCTGATGAGCCGGATGCGCGACCGCGAGATCGATAAAATCTATCGATATTCGAACTATTATGAGCTCAATCCCGACAAAGCGATCACGCTGGATGACGTGATGAGCCGGATTCGCTGGATCCGCCACACCGGCTATTGTTACTGGCCCGAACATCCGGTGCCGGGGATTGCATCGATAGCGATGCCCCTTGGCAATAGCATTCACGGAATTCCGCTCGTTCTTGGCATCGGCGGTACGACCGAGCGGTTGTCGCCGCGCCGCGCCGAATATGTGGAAATGATGCGCGAGACGATCGCCGAGTATCATGTGCGTTTTCCGCAGGATCAGCGGCCGGCCGGCGACGACGATATCGACGAATACGCGATCGCCGCCGAATAA
- a CDS encoding MFS transporter: MTGDTIPHPSDGQQKRMPYGALSLLMIVYAFNMLDRQIVTILVGPMKADLNLADWQIGMISGLAFALFYTLLGIPLARIADRGNRVGMIAVALFVWSGFTALCGLARNFTELLFARIGVGVGEAGCTPAAHSLITDYVPREQRGRALALYSLGVPVGSLAGLVLGGILLASLGWRAAFLIAGVPGILLAVIVWFTLDEPRKRAVATQTAVPHMPLGQVLATLRRLPSFWLISFGTAMGAFGYYGQASFFGSLYMRTHLAGIDAMAADWGVPPTVFLGLSLGLIVGLIGMVGTFVGGQLADRAARRGIKGYTLVPSTSLVIAAPLFAGAALAPTVTLSFTFLSCAIFVHALNYGSVFASVQTLVPARVRAMAAAVQLFVTNAIGLALGPLFVGIASDLLAPSLGSEQGLRAAMALVALPLAIGSLLFWLAGRRIEADEAKQSA, encoded by the coding sequence ATGACCGGCGACACCATCCCCCACCCCAGCGACGGCCAGCAAAAACGGATGCCCTATGGCGCGCTGTCGTTGCTGATGATCGTCTACGCCTTCAACATGCTCGACCGGCAAATCGTGACGATCCTCGTCGGGCCGATGAAGGCCGACCTCAACCTTGCCGACTGGCAGATCGGGATGATCAGCGGCCTTGCCTTCGCGCTCTTCTATACTCTGCTCGGCATCCCGCTTGCGCGCATCGCCGACCGTGGCAACCGCGTCGGTATGATCGCCGTCGCGCTGTTCGTTTGGAGCGGCTTCACCGCGCTATGCGGTCTTGCACGCAACTTCACCGAATTGCTGTTTGCGCGCATCGGCGTCGGCGTCGGCGAAGCCGGCTGTACTCCCGCTGCACACAGTCTGATCACCGACTATGTCCCGCGCGAACAGCGGGGCCGCGCGCTTGCCCTCTATTCGCTGGGCGTTCCGGTCGGCTCGCTCGCGGGCCTCGTCCTCGGCGGCATATTGCTCGCTAGCCTTGGCTGGCGCGCCGCCTTCCTGATCGCCGGCGTTCCCGGCATCCTGCTCGCGGTGATCGTATGGTTCACTCTCGACGAGCCCCGCAAGCGCGCCGTCGCAACGCAGACCGCTGTCCCGCATATGCCGCTGGGTCAGGTGCTCGCGACGCTGCGCCGCCTGCCCAGCTTCTGGCTGATTTCATTCGGCACCGCGATGGGCGCGTTCGGCTATTATGGTCAGGCGTCCTTCTTCGGCTCGCTCTACATGCGCACGCATCTTGCCGGAATCGACGCGATGGCCGCCGATTGGGGCGTGCCGCCGACCGTCTTCCTCGGCCTCAGCCTAGGCCTGATCGTCGGCCTAATTGGCATGGTGGGAACTTTCGTCGGCGGCCAGCTCGCCGACCGTGCGGCGCGGCGCGGGATCAAGGGTTACACGCTGGTTCCATCGACCTCGCTCGTGATCGCTGCGCCCCTGTTCGCGGGCGCCGCGCTCGCCCCGACCGTCACGCTGTCCTTCACGTTCCTGAGCTGCGCGATCTTCGTTCACGCGCTCAACTATGGCTCGGTCTTCGCCTCGGTGCAGACCCTCGTCCCCGCACGGGTACGCGCGATGGCAGCGGCGGTGCAATTGTTCGTGACCAACGCGATCGGCCTTGCATTGGGGCCGTTGTTCGTCGGTATCGCCAGCGACCTGCTCGCGCCTTCGCTCGGCAGCGAGCAGGGGCTGCGCGCTGCAATGGCGCTCGTCGCGCTGCCGCTTGCGATCGGCTCGCTGCTGTTCTGGCTGGCGGGCCGCCGGATCGAAGCCGACGAGGCAAAGCAGAGCGCCTGA
- a CDS encoding DUF3237 domain-containing protein — protein sequence MGIETLAWEPLFVMRLNVAYDQAQPIGGESRLGIFPVHGGTFEGPRLKGRVMPDGADWVTWRGDGTMIIDVRTSLETEDGARIAMHYTGLTVPTSPEAAERFRRREPGPYEDLYLRTTPRFVTSHPDYDWMNRIIAVANGMRTDDGPMYHVFAIR from the coding sequence ATGGGCATCGAGACGCTGGCATGGGAGCCGCTGTTCGTAATGCGGCTGAATGTCGCCTATGACCAGGCGCAGCCGATCGGCGGTGAAAGTCGGCTCGGGATTTTTCCCGTGCATGGCGGGACGTTCGAGGGGCCGCGCCTCAAAGGGCGTGTGATGCCCGATGGGGCCGACTGGGTGACCTGGCGCGGGGACGGGACGATGATCATCGACGTTCGCACCTCGCTCGAAACCGAAGATGGCGCGCGGATCGCGATGCATTACACCGGCCTCACCGTACCGACCTCGCCCGAGGCGGCCGAGCGTTTCAGGCGACGGGAACCGGGGCCGTATGAAGATCTCTATCTGCGCACGACGCCGCGCTTCGTCACGTCGCATCCCGATTATGACTGGATGAACCGCATCATCGCCGTCGCCAATGGCATGCGCACCGACGACGGCCCGATGTATCACGTCTTCGCGATCAGGTGA
- a CDS encoding acyl-CoA dehydrogenase family protein: protein MQFAYNDEQQMLHDSALRFGSDEWNAADRLKRLAEVGEGAAQRWAKMAELGWLMLPIAEEDGGLGGGPVEVMAIMEGVGRHLMTDAYVSHCVLPAALIAGGDEHCAALLEQIGAGQVRIAAALVEDQDFDIASISTRAVPDGDTFRLTGAKAHVEDGADADWYLVSARTTGASGERDGVSLFLVPRGADGLIVQRFRSVDSHRHCSMDLKDVAGIPVGAIGEAADRIDAAIDRAIAAHLAEAVGSMEAAVAATLDYVRTRQQFGVPIGSFQVVQHKIVDMSVACEEARALTMVAISQLASGGDASALIAAAKVRVAQCGIAVAQQAVQLHGGVGTSEELIVSHHLRRQMMLDIAHGDRDHHKARFAELTR, encoded by the coding sequence ATGCAGTTCGCCTATAATGACGAGCAGCAGATGCTGCACGATAGCGCCTTGCGCTTCGGCTCTGACGAATGGAACGCGGCCGACCGGTTGAAGCGGTTGGCGGAAGTTGGCGAAGGTGCCGCGCAGCGTTGGGCGAAGATGGCTGAGCTTGGGTGGCTGATGCTGCCGATCGCCGAGGAGGACGGCGGACTCGGCGGAGGGCCGGTTGAGGTCATGGCGATCATGGAAGGTGTCGGGCGGCACCTGATGACCGATGCCTATGTCAGCCATTGCGTGCTTCCGGCGGCACTGATTGCAGGTGGGGACGAGCATTGTGCGGCGCTGCTGGAGCAGATCGGAGCGGGTCAGGTGCGGATCGCCGCTGCGCTCGTCGAGGATCAAGATTTTGATATCGCGTCTATTTCTACCCGAGCGGTGCCCGATGGCGACACGTTCAGGCTGACTGGCGCCAAGGCGCATGTCGAAGATGGTGCCGACGCCGATTGGTATCTGGTTTCGGCGCGCACAACGGGAGCTTCGGGCGAGCGCGACGGCGTCAGTCTTTTCCTTGTTCCGCGCGGCGCCGACGGATTGATCGTGCAGCGTTTCCGCTCGGTCGACAGCCATCGCCATTGCAGCATGGACCTTAAAGACGTTGCGGGCATTCCGGTCGGCGCGATCGGCGAGGCGGCGGACCGCATCGACGCCGCGATCGACCGCGCGATCGCGGCGCATCTGGCCGAAGCGGTGGGGTCGATGGAGGCGGCGGTCGCCGCGACGCTCGATTATGTCCGCACCCGCCAGCAGTTCGGTGTGCCGATCGGCAGCTTTCAGGTCGTTCAGCACAAAATCGTCGACATGAGCGTCGCTTGCGAGGAAGCACGCGCGCTGACGATGGTAGCGATATCGCAGCTTGCGAGCGGTGGCGACGCTTCGGCGCTGATCGCCGCAGCGAAGGTGCGCGTCGCGCAATGCGGCATCGCGGTCGCGCAACAGGCGGTGCAACTGCACGGCGGGGTCGGCACGAGCGAGGAACTGATCGTCAGTCACCATCTCCGCCGCCAGATGATGCTGGACATCGCGCATGGCGACCGTGACCATCATAAAGCGCGGTTCGCCGAACTTACCCGATAA
- a CDS encoding acyl-CoA dehydrogenase family protein, which produces MNLDLAPEDREFQQEVRDFFAGSIPEEWKKTVRAGLRLSPENLVAYQRRLADRGWGAPTWPKEYGGTGWTPQQLHIFWSEASAADAPAQFHQGLELIGPIIFTYGSQAQKDFYLPRIISGEDWWCQGYSEPGAGSDLAALRTRADRDGDDYIVNGHKMWTSYAHVADRMFILARTSTEGQRQQGISLMLVDMDTPGIRISPIHTLDEKHHTNEVFLDDVRVPAANVVGEEGMGWNYGKVLLDRERMVAAATAMFLPQTLRAVREAATRRRTAQGLLIDKPEFKAKLAQVEIEAMAVQAMVLRLMADAASGADSGPRGSMVKLRWSELTQQATALWVEALGPKAQHFAALDDESMLPDDMPFALKGALYARVTTIYGGSSEIQRNIIARRALGL; this is translated from the coding sequence ATGAATCTGGACCTAGCGCCCGAAGACCGGGAATTTCAGCAGGAAGTGCGTGATTTTTTCGCGGGCTCGATTCCCGAGGAATGGAAAAAGACCGTTCGCGCCGGGCTGCGCCTGTCGCCCGAAAACCTGGTCGCCTATCAGCGCCGGCTTGCCGATCGCGGTTGGGGTGCGCCGACCTGGCCAAAGGAATATGGCGGCACAGGCTGGACTCCGCAGCAACTGCATATCTTCTGGTCGGAAGCGTCCGCGGCCGATGCACCCGCGCAATTCCATCAGGGGCTCGAACTGATCGGCCCGATCATCTTCACCTATGGCAGCCAGGCGCAGAAGGATTTCTACCTGCCGCGCATCATCAGCGGCGAGGATTGGTGGTGTCAGGGCTATTCCGAGCCGGGTGCCGGTTCCGACCTTGCGGCGCTTCGTACGCGTGCCGACCGGGACGGCGATGACTATATCGTCAATGGGCACAAGATGTGGACCAGCTATGCCCATGTCGCCGATCGGATGTTCATTCTTGCACGTACCTCGACGGAGGGGCAGCGACAGCAGGGCATTTCATTGATGCTCGTCGATATGGACACGCCAGGCATCCGGATCAGCCCGATCCATACTCTCGACGAAAAGCATCACACAAATGAGGTGTTCCTCGACGATGTCCGCGTTCCCGCGGCCAATGTCGTCGGCGAGGAGGGCATGGGCTGGAATTACGGCAAGGTTTTGCTCGACCGCGAGCGCATGGTGGCGGCGGCGACCGCGATGTTCCTGCCGCAGACGCTGCGCGCTGTGCGCGAGGCGGCGACGCGCCGCCGGACCGCGCAAGGGCTGCTGATCGACAAGCCGGAGTTCAAGGCCAAGCTGGCACAGGTCGAGATCGAGGCAATGGCGGTACAGGCGATGGTGCTGCGGCTGATGGCCGACGCCGCATCGGGTGCCGACTCGGGCCCGCGCGGGTCGATGGTCAAACTGCGCTGGTCCGAACTGACGCAGCAGGCGACCGCGCTATGGGTTGAGGCGCTGGGGCCGAAAGCGCAGCATTTCGCCGCGCTCGATGACGAGAGCATGTTGCCCGACGACATGCCCTTCGCGCTTAAGGGCGCGCTCTATGCGCGCGTGACCACCATCTATGGCGGGTCGAGCGAGATCCAACGCAACATCATCGCGCGCCGCGCACTCGGCCTTTGA
- a CDS encoding acyl-CoA dehydrogenase family protein, translated as MSNPGMDADVFEQFIEQLERYVRDRLLPAEKEIIESDAIPDDILAEMRDMGLFGLTIPEEFGGAGMNVSQYIKTIHTISYAMPAFRSIISINIGMFASALKNGGTEAQKAEWLPRVASGEIACFGLTEPGSGSDSAGLQTTATQTDNGWVLNGTKRYITNSPFAKVGLIMARTSKENLPKNAHVSAFVVPLDAPGISIGKSDKKMGQSGSHIADVIMEDVRVGGETLLGGELGKGFAFAMMSLDNGRMSVGAAATAYARRALDSAIRYATERKAFGEPIANFQLIQQMLAQSEIDIYAAECMMDDVTRRADAGENVLRKAAAFKVFASEMCGRVVDACVQVYGGAGYLAEYDAERFFRDARIYRIYEGTTQILQLQIAKHMLREFAATN; from the coding sequence ATGAGCAATCCCGGAATGGATGCGGACGTCTTTGAGCAGTTTATCGAGCAGCTCGAACGTTATGTGCGCGATCGCCTTCTACCCGCCGAAAAGGAGATCATCGAAAGCGACGCGATCCCGGACGATATTCTCGCCGAAATGCGCGATATGGGCCTGTTCGGCCTGACGATCCCCGAAGAATTCGGCGGCGCGGGGATGAACGTCAGCCAGTATATTAAGACGATCCACACCATCAGCTACGCGATGCCGGCGTTCCGCTCGATCATCTCGATCAACATCGGCATGTTTGCGTCGGCCCTGAAGAACGGCGGGACCGAGGCGCAGAAAGCCGAATGGCTGCCGCGGGTCGCATCGGGCGAGATCGCCTGTTTCGGCCTGACGGAGCCGGGATCGGGATCGGACTCGGCAGGACTTCAGACGACCGCGACGCAAACCGACAATGGCTGGGTACTCAACGGCACCAAACGCTACATCACCAACTCGCCCTTTGCGAAGGTTGGCCTGATCATGGCGCGGACGAGCAAGGAGAATTTGCCCAAAAACGCGCATGTCTCGGCTTTCGTCGTCCCCCTCGACGCGCCCGGCATCTCGATCGGCAAGTCGGACAAGAAGATGGGTCAGTCGGGCAGCCACATCGCCGACGTGATCATGGAGGACGTCCGTGTCGGCGGCGAGACATTGCTTGGCGGCGAACTTGGCAAGGGTTTCGCTTTTGCGATGATGAGCCTCGACAATGGCCGTATGTCGGTCGGCGCGGCGGCGACCGCCTACGCCCGCCGCGCGCTCGACAGCGCGATCCGCTACGCGACCGAGCGCAAGGCGTTCGGAGAACCAATCGCAAACTTCCAACTGATCCAGCAGATGCTCGCACAGAGCGAGATCGATATCTACGCCGCTGAGTGCATGATGGACGATGTTACGCGGCGTGCCGACGCGGGCGAGAATGTCCTCCGCAAGGCTGCGGCGTTCAAAGTCTTTGCCAGCGAAATGTGCGGCCGTGTCGTCGATGCCTGCGTACAGGTCTATGGCGGCGCCGGTTATCTGGCCGAATATGACGCCGAGCGTTTCTTCCGCGATGCGCGCATCTACCGCATCTACGAAGGCACAACGCAGATCCTTCAGCTCCAGATTGCGAAGCATATGCTACGCGAATTCGCCGCTACGAACTGA
- a CDS encoding alpha/beta fold hydrolase yields the protein MAYANNGPVRVHYQRMAAGNGPVVILLAGAGRPSTDFDYGFCAPIVTAGLVPIRIDSRDTGHSTAMTGTIPDLQAIKAAALDTGDARPPYSIGDMAADVLAVMDAEGVMAAHFVGRSIGGLVAQQLAVRHPERVLSLALVMAMSRSMADAVPDAALDRLMAENVPDEDAYVARQLAVAQVNGMAEDFDAERIAEEARTAWRHGIHPGGTARHFAASLAAPDLRAAIRAIRVPALILHGRHDKVIPLERAFETAEAIPGAVIEVDETMGHDGPPRLRHAWGERISAHLTAAMAHA from the coding sequence ATGGCCTATGCGAATAACGGCCCTGTTCGCGTCCATTATCAGCGCATGGCGGCGGGGAACGGGCCGGTCGTGATCCTGCTCGCCGGAGCAGGGCGTCCATCGACCGATTTCGACTATGGCTTTTGCGCACCGATCGTGACGGCGGGCCTCGTGCCGATCCGCATCGACAGTCGCGATACCGGCCATTCGACCGCGATGACCGGCACGATTCCGGACCTTCAAGCGATCAAGGCCGCCGCGCTGGACACCGGCGACGCGAGACCGCCCTATAGTATCGGCGACATGGCCGCGGATGTGCTGGCGGTGATGGACGCCGAGGGCGTCATGGCGGCGCATTTTGTCGGGCGGTCGATCGGCGGTCTCGTCGCGCAGCAGCTTGCGGTTCGGCACCCCGAACGCGTGCTGAGCCTGGCGCTCGTTATGGCGATGAGCCGGTCGATGGCCGATGCGGTCCCCGATGCAGCGCTCGACCGGCTGATGGCCGAGAATGTTCCCGATGAAGACGCTTATGTCGCGCGCCAGCTCGCCGTTGCACAGGTGAACGGCATGGCGGAGGATTTCGACGCGGAACGCATCGCTGAGGAGGCGCGAACGGCCTGGCGGCACGGTATCCATCCCGGCGGCACCGCGCGCCATTTCGCAGCAAGCCTTGCCGCTCCGGACCTGCGCGCGGCGATCCGCGCCATTCGCGTTCCCGCGCTGATCCTGCACGGCCGCCATGACAAGGTGATCCCGTTGGAACGCGCCTTCGAGACCGCTGAAGCGATCCCAGGCGCTGTGATCGAGGTCGACGAGACGATGGGCCATGACGGTCCGCCGCGACTTCGGCATGCTTGGGGCGAGCGGATATCGGCGCATTTGACGGCAGCAATGGCGCACGCCTGA
- a CDS encoding acetyl-CoA C-acetyltransferase, which produces MTLRRAAIVAPIRTAVGKFGGALSSMTAGELGAVILKALVERTKIDPTRVDDVVFSQGYGNGEAPSIGHWSWLAAGLPLEVPGYQLDRRCGSGLQAVINAAMMVQTGMSDVVVAGGVESMSNVEHYSTDIRKGVRAGNLTLHDRLTRGRLMSQPVERFGVITGMIETAENLAKDYDISREACDAYAVRSHQRAAAAWTNGLFDDELVPVSVPQKKGDPVVFAHDEGYRADATLETLGKLRPLEGGVVTAGNASQQNDAAAACLVVAEDKLDELGLTPIAWYHSSAAAGCDPSRMGIGPVPAVERLFARNGLGWGDIDLVELNEAFAPQVLAVLKGWGWSDGDSRNEILNVNGSGISLGHPIGATGGRILANLTRELVRRDGRYGLETMCIGGGQGIAAIFERAA; this is translated from the coding sequence ATGACCCTGCGCCGCGCCGCCATTGTCGCCCCCATCCGCACCGCCGTCGGCAAGTTCGGGGGAGCATTGTCGTCGATGACCGCAGGCGAGCTGGGTGCCGTGATTCTGAAGGCGTTGGTCGAGCGGACGAAGATCGATCCGACGCGCGTCGACGATGTCGTGTTTTCGCAAGGCTATGGCAATGGCGAGGCCCCGAGTATCGGCCATTGGTCGTGGCTCGCCGCGGGGCTACCGCTCGAAGTGCCGGGATATCAGCTCGACCGCCGTTGCGGGTCGGGGCTGCAGGCGGTGATCAACGCCGCGATGATGGTTCAGACGGGAATGTCCGATGTCGTCGTTGCGGGCGGCGTCGAATCGATGTCGAACGTCGAACATTACAGCACCGATATCCGCAAGGGGGTGCGCGCGGGCAATCTGACGCTCCATGACCGGCTGACGCGCGGGCGACTGATGTCGCAGCCGGTCGAACGCTTCGGCGTCATCACCGGCATGATCGAGACCGCCGAAAATCTGGCGAAGGATTATGATATCAGCCGTGAGGCATGTGACGCCTATGCCGTGCGTAGCCATCAGCGCGCCGCCGCGGCGTGGACGAACGGGCTATTCGACGATGAACTGGTGCCCGTAAGTGTGCCGCAGAAAAAGGGCGATCCGGTCGTCTTCGCGCATGATGAGGGTTACCGTGCCGACGCGACGCTGGAGACGCTGGGCAAGCTGCGGCCGCTCGAAGGCGGGGTCGTCACTGCGGGCAATGCGAGCCAGCAGAATGACGCTGCCGCCGCTTGTCTTGTTGTTGCCGAGGACAAGCTCGACGAACTCGGGCTCACGCCCATCGCCTGGTATCACAGCTCGGCGGCGGCGGGCTGCGACCCGAGCCGGATGGGCATCGGACCGGTGCCCGCGGTCGAGCGGTTGTTCGCGCGCAATGGTCTTGGCTGGGGCGACATCGACCTCGTCGAACTCAACGAAGCCTTTGCACCGCAGGTGCTTGCGGTGCTCAAGGGCTGGGGCTGGTCCGACGGCGATAGCCGGAATGAAATCCTCAACGTCAACGGGTCGGGCATCTCGCTCGGGCACCCGATCGGGGCGACCGGCGGGCGCATTCTTGCGAACCTGACCCGTGAGCTGGTGCGCCGCGACGGGCGGTATGGGCTGGAGACGATGTGCATCGGCGGCGGACAGGGCATCGCTGCGATCTTTGAGCGCGCCGCCTGA